The following coding sequences lie in one Rutidosis leptorrhynchoides isolate AG116_Rl617_1_P2 chromosome 6, CSIRO_AGI_Rlap_v1, whole genome shotgun sequence genomic window:
- the LOC139851462 gene encoding uncharacterized protein — protein MANREGDPNLGYLTRKETEVKLPRPTRVKNKTPAPIQITAEQILREARERQEAEIRPPKQKITDPTELADYRLRKRKEFEDLIRRVRWNKSVWVKYAKWEESQKDFNRARSVWERALDVDYRDHTMWLKYADVEMKNKFINHARNVWDRAVTLLPRVDQLWYKYIHMEEMLGNVAGARQIFERWMSWEPDQQAWLSYIKFELRYNEIERARAIYERFVKCLPKVGAWIRFAKFEMKNGEIGRARNCYERAVEKLADDEEAETLFVAFAEFEEKCKETERARCIYKFALDHIPKGRAEDLYRKFVSFEKQYGDREGIEDAIVGKRRFQYEDEVRKNPLNYDSWFDYIRLEESVGNKSRIREVYERAIGNVPPAEEKRYWQRYIYLWINYALYEELDAQDVARTRDVYNECLKLIPHKKFSFAKIWLLAAQFEIRQLNLKDARLVLGRAIGIAPKDKIFKKYIEIELQLGNIDRCRKLYEKYLEWSPENCYAWSKYAELERSLSETERARAIFELAIAQPALDMPELLWKAYIDFEITEGEFDRTRQLYVRLLDRTKHLKVWISYAKFEASAIDESEQEEDAPEDVEQKKLCIQNARRVFENAIDYYRTSAPELKEERAMLLEEWLNLESSFGELGDKELVRVKQPKKLKKKRKIEIDDGPAMYEEYIDYLFPEESQASNLKILQQAYNWKKQKLAEDEDSSDDDDLDD, from the exons ATGGCTAACCGTGAAGGAGATCCCAATTTGGGATATCTAACACGCAAGGAAACGGAAGTCAAGCTTCCACGACCAACTAGGGTTAAAAACAAAACCCCCGCCCCAATCCAAATCACCGCCGAACAAATCCTCCGTGAAGCTCGCGAACGTCAAGAAGCTGAAATCCGACCACCGAAACAGAAAATCACTGATCCGACTGAACTCGCAGACTATCGTTTACGCAAACGCAAGGAATTTGAAGATTTGATAAGGAGAGTGAGGTGGAATAAGAGTGTTTGGGTTAAGTATGCAAAGTGGGAGGAATCGCAAAAGGATTTTAACCGTGCGAGATCGGTTTGGGAACGAGCACTTGATGTTGATTATAGAGACCATACAATGTGGTTGAAGTATGCTGACGTGGAGATGAAGAATAAGTTTATTAATCATGCTAGGAATGTGTGGGACCGCGCGGTTACGTTGTTACCGAGGGTTGATCAGTTGTGGTATAAGTATATACATATGGAGGAGATGCTTGGCAATGTTGCAG GTGCCAGGCAGATATTTGAAAGATGGATGAGTTGGGAGCCTGATCAGCAAGCATGGCTTTCATATATCAAGTTTGAGCTAAGATACAATGAGATTGAGCGTGCTCGGGCTATTTATGAGAGATTTGTAAAATGCCTACCCAAAGTTGGTGCGTGGATCCGATTTGCCAAATTTGAAATGAAAAACGGGGAGATTGGTAGAGCCAGAAACTGTTATGAAAGGGCGGTTGAAAAGTTGGCAGACGATGAAGAAGCCGAGACTTTATTTGTCGCTTTCGCCGAGTTcgaggagaaatgtaaagaaaccgAGAGAGCAAGATGTATTTATAAATTTGCTTTGGATCATATACCAAAGGGGCGGGCTGAGGATCTATACAGAAAGTTTGTTTCTTTTGAGAAACAATATGGTGATCGAGAGGGCATTGAAGATGCGATTGTTGGAAAAAGGAGGTTTCAATATGAAGATGAAGTTAGAAAGAATCCGTTAAATTATGACTCGTGGTTTGATTATATCAGACTCGAGGAAAGCGTTGGGAACAAATCCAGAATCCGAGAGGTGTACGAGAGAGCGATTGGTAATGTTCCGCCAGCTGAGGAGAAAAGATATTGGCAACGATACATTTATCTATGGATCAATTATGCCTTATACGAAGAGCTCGACGCACAAGATGTCGCGCGAACTAGGGATGTTTACAACGAGTGTTTAAAGTTGATTCCTCATAAGAAGTTTTCTTTTGCAAAGATTTGGTTGTTGGCTGCTCAGTTTGAAATCAGACAGTTAAATCTGAAGGACGCACGGTTGGTTTTGGGTAGAGCTATTGGAATCGCTCCTAAAGATAAG ATTTTTAAAAAGTATATTGAGATTGAGCTACAGCTTGGTAATATTGATCGTTGTCGAAAGCTATATGAAAAATATCTGGAGTGGTCACCTGAAAATTGCTACGCGTGGAGCAAGTATGCTGAGTTGGAAAGATCCTTGAGTGAGACTGAGCGAGCCAGAGCTATATTTGAACTTGCAATTGCACAACCTGCATTGGACATGCCTGAGTTGTTGTGGAAG GCCTATATTGACTTTGAGATAACTGAAGGGGAATTTGATAGGACGAGACAACTTTATGTGAGGCTTCTGGACCGTACAAAACATCTAAAGGTGTGGATAAGCTATGCAAAATTTGAAGCATCGGCCATTGATGAATCAGAACAAGAAGAAGATGCACCTGAGGATGTTGAACAAAAAAAACTTTGCATTCAAAATGCTAGAA GGGTCTTTGAAAATGCAATCGACTATTACAGAACGTCTGCCCCTGAGCTAAAAGAGGAAAGGGCCATGTTACTTGAAGAATGGTTGAATCTGGAGAGCAGCTTTGGTGAGCTTGGTGATAAAGAACTGGTTCGTGTTAAGCAGCCCAAGAAATTAAAGAAGAAAAGGAAAATTGAAATTGATGATGGCCCTGCTAT GTATGAGGAGTACATAGATTATCTTTTCCCAGAAGAATCTCAAGCATCCAACTTGAAAATATTGCAGCAAGCTTACAACTGGAAAAAACAAAAGCTTGCTGAGGATGAAGATAGTTCTGATGATGATGACTTAGATGATTAG